A stretch of DNA from Alicyclobacillus acidocaldarius subsp. acidocaldarius Tc-4-1:
GTTCCTGGATGTCGATCACGAAGAGATTGTCCTGCGCGGGTACGACCTGATCGATCTCGCCAAGAAAGTGTCGTATATTGATATCGTTGGCCTGCTGATTGACAAGCGCTTGCCTAACGACGAAGAACGGCGAGACATTGAGCGCGCGCTGAAGTCGCATCGCCAGGTCCCATTGAACATTTGGGCCATCCTCAAGCAGCTTCCGCCGACCACGCACCCCATGGACATGTTGCGCACCGGGGTCTCGGCGCTCTCGGGGTTTGATCCGAATCTCGAGGATCAGTCGCCCGCGGCGAATCGGCAGCGCGCGATGCGGCTCCTAGCCCAGGTGCCACAGATTGTCGCGGCAAGCCATCACATCGCGCACGGGCGAGATCCGATTCCGCCCAAGGACGACTTGTCGTTTGTGGCAAATGGCTTGTATATGATCACGGGGCGCGAGCCGAGCGCGGATGAGGTCAAGTACTTTGATCAGGTGCTCATGGTGTACTGTGAGCACGAGCTGCCGAACTCCACTTTCGCGGCGCGCGTCATCACGTCCACGCTGTCCGACATGTACGGGGCGCTGACGGGCGCGGTAGCTTCGCTCAAGGGACCACTGCACGGCGGCGCGAACGAGGCGGTCATGGAGATGTTGCTCGAAGCCGAGACCGTGGAAGGCTTCGAACGGATGATCCGGGAAAAGCTCGCAAACAAGGAGAAGATCATGGGGTTCGGCCATCGCGTGTACATGCGCAAGATGGATCCCCGCGCCCAAATGATGAAGGAAGCGCTGCAAGAGATGGCCGGATCGAATCCCGAGGCCAAGAAGTGGCTTGACATGTGCGTGGCCGGCGAGACCATCATGCGGGACGAGAAGGGGCTGTATCCGAACCTCGACTACTACGCGGCGCCGGTCATGTATATGCTTGGTATCCCGGTTCCGCTCTTCACACCGGTGTTCTTCGCGGCGCGCGTCGTGGGGCTTTCGGCGCACGTCATGGAGCAGTTGGCGAACAACCGCATTTTCCGCCCGCGCGTGCTGTACAAAGGGCCGCGCGGCCTGAAGGCGTAAATCGGCGGAGGAGCCGGCTCTTTCATATTCGACCGTATGAGCGGGCGGCGCTGCCGCCCGGCACTTTGCTGTGCGCAGGGGGATTGACGATGAGTGCAACCGTGGATCGCCAGGGCGGTCGCCCGTTTGACGACGTGATTGTACAAATGACGGACTACGTGATGAAGCCGGAGGTCGCGAGCGACGAGGCGCTTCACATCGCGCGCCACGTGCTCATGGATACCATCGGTGTGGGGCTGCTCGCGCTCTCCTTCCCGGAATGCGCGAAGCACATCGGGCCGTACGTGCCTGGGGCCGCCATGCCGGGGGGCGTGCGGGTGCCGGGCACGAAGTACGAGCTCGATCCGGTCCAGGCCGCGTTCAACATCGGCGCGATGATCCGCTGGCTCGACTATAACGACACGTGGCTCGCCATGGAGTGGGGCCACCCTTCGGACAACCTAGGCGGTATCCTGGCCGTAGCCGATTATGTGAGCCGGGAGGCGCGCAAAAGGGGGCAAAAACCCTTGACGGTGCGTCAGTTGCTCGAACGCATGGTGCAGGCGCACGAGATTCAGGGTGTGCTCGCGCTCGAGAACAGCCTGAACCGCCGAGGGCTCGATCACGTCCTGTTCGTGAAAGTGGCTTCGACCGCCGTCACCACGGCGATGCTCGGCGGTTCAAGGGAGCAGATTCAGAACGCCATCTCGAACGCGTGGATCGACAACGCGCCGCTTCGCACGTATCGCCACGCGCCAAACACGGGCTCCCGCAAGTCGTGGGCGGCGGGCGACGCGACGAGCCGCGCCGTGTGGCTCGCGTTTATGGCGCTGCGCGACGAGATGGGCTACCCGAGCGCGCTCACGGCGCCCCAGTGGGGATTCAACGACGTGGTCATGGGCGGAAAGCCCATTGTGCTGGCGCGGCCGCTCGGCTCGTACGTGATGGAGAACGTGCTTTTGAAGATCTCGTTCCCCGCCGAGTT
This window harbors:
- the mmgD gene encoding citrate synthase encodes the protein MSEAYRPGLENVIACETEISFLDVDHEEIVLRGYDLIDLAKKVSYIDIVGLLIDKRLPNDEERRDIERALKSHRQVPLNIWAILKQLPPTTHPMDMLRTGVSALSGFDPNLEDQSPAANRQRAMRLLAQVPQIVAASHHIAHGRDPIPPKDDLSFVANGLYMITGREPSADEVKYFDQVLMVYCEHELPNSTFAARVITSTLSDMYGALTGAVASLKGPLHGGANEAVMEMLLEAETVEGFERMIREKLANKEKIMGFGHRVYMRKMDPRAQMMKEALQEMAGSNPEAKKWLDMCVAGETIMRDEKGLYPNLDYYAAPVMYMLGIPVPLFTPVFFAARVVGLSAHVMEQLANNRIFRPRVLYKGPRGLKA
- a CDS encoding bifunctional 2-methylcitrate dehydratase/aconitate hydratase; translation: MSATVDRQGGRPFDDVIVQMTDYVMKPEVASDEALHIARHVLMDTIGVGLLALSFPECAKHIGPYVPGAAMPGGVRVPGTKYELDPVQAAFNIGAMIRWLDYNDTWLAMEWGHPSDNLGGILAVADYVSREARKRGQKPLTVRQLLERMVQAHEIQGVLALENSLNRRGLDHVLFVKVASTAVTTAMLGGSREQIQNAISNAWIDNAPLRTYRHAPNTGSRKSWAAGDATSRAVWLAFMALRDEMGYPSALTAPQWGFNDVVMGGKPIVLARPLGSYVMENVLLKISFPAEFHAQTAVECAFQLHPLVKDRLDEIERIVITTHESAIRIIDKKGPLHNPADRDHCIQYMVAVGLIYGDLRAEHYEDETASDPRIDALREKMEVVEDPRYSKDYLDPDKRSIANAVQIFFRDGSHTDKVEVEYPIGHRRRRAEGLPKVIEKFRANLLTRFPEKRAERILDLCLDANRLHETPVDEFMDLFVI